The following is a genomic window from Hymenobacter gelipurpurascens.
GAGCTGAGCAGTACCGATGTGCTAGACCTCAACCGGTTTCAGGGCGTAACGGCTGGCCTACGCTTCGAGCGTAACTCGCTGGATCAGCGCCAGTACGCTACCAAAGGGCGCCGCGTGAAATTTGCCTTCCGAGGCGTAACCGGGCAGGAGAAGTACGAGGCCGGCACCACGGCCAATGGCGTGGAAGACCGCACCAACAACCAACGCTGGGTGCGGCTCTCCGTATTCACGGAGCAGTACTACTCGTTATCCAAAACCGACTCGGTAGGTTCCAAAACCAATGCATGGGGCTACGTGGTAGACGCGGTAGCCAGCACCCAGGGCGCCTTCTCCACCTACCGCTCTTCCCTGACCACCTCGGCCTCATTCCTGCCCCTGCCCGACTCGCGCACGCTGTTCCTGGACAACTACCGCGGAACGGCTTACGCTGCTGCCGGCCTGCGCTATATCCGGAGCATTTTGCCGGGGGTTGAATGGCGCACAGAAGGGTTTGCACACGTGCTGGTACGCCCCTGGAAACAGGCCTACGACAACCCCGTGCTGGTACGCCGCTCTAACAGCGTAAGCCGCCCCTACCTCACCCTCATGACGGGCCTGGTGTACCAGACGCCCGTAGGTCCACTGTCGGTGCAGGCCATTCACTACGATGACCGCAACCACCGTTTCGGCGTTTTCGCGCACATCGGCTACGTGCTGTTCCGCGACCGTTCGTTGGAGTAAGAGGCGAGAGGGCGAAGCAGTCAATTTGCTATTCTACTTGCCTACAAGAAGTTACCGAAAAAAAACTACGCAGGCAGAACGTCAAATTCACCACTTCACTATTTCACCTACTCACCGTTCTCATCCGGGTACACGGGGGGCTCCTCCTCGGGCGTATGCGGGGACGATATGCCGGGCCCGCAGCCGGCCAGCACGGCACAGTCGAGTGCCTCGCCGTGGTAAAAGCGACGGAACAGCACCGTAACGAGCCACATGGCCAGCGGGGGGGCCACCCAGTATACCCAGAGCCCCCGGTAGCTGTCGGCGGCCAGTGCCGTACCCAGCGTGCGGGCCGGGTTCAGGCTCATGCCGGAATAAGGGGTTTCTACCACTATATATACCGCCAGCAACGCCCCGATCAGCCAGCCAGTCAGGTTTTTCAGGCGCTTGGAGTGGAGCGCGAAAAGCAGCACCCCCATCATAATAAACGAGATGATAAACTCGGCCCCGAAGGCCAGCGCTTCGCCGCGGGGCAGGCCTACGGGCTGCGTAACGGTGTAGTTTACCGTGGGGTGCGCATACAATTCCCCAAAAACGAACTTCATTAGTTGTCCCGCGCCAATGGCCCCTGCTACCTGGCCTAGCACGTACCACACCGCATCAGGCGTGCGCACTTTGCCCAGATGCCAGAAAGCCAGCGTTACGGCGGGGTTGATGTGGGCGCCCGAGCGTTTGCCCCAAGGGCTGTACACGATGCACACAATCACGAGCACCATGCCGGCTCCCAACAGCATATGGCGGGCCAGGTCGTTGGTTTGCAAAGCCTGCCGAACCGGCGAGGCCGGGTGCTCCAACAGCATGGTCAAGGAACCGGCACACACCACGAAAAACGCAATACCAGCCGCTTCTGCCAGATAATAGGGCCAATGGCGGCGCAGGGCGGCAAGCATTCGGGCGGAAAAAGACATAGGCAGCGGTTTCAGGAAAGAGCTTGCCTACAGAACGTTTCCCTGCGCCCACGGTTATGGCGCAGTGGCCTAGCGGCGCCTACGGCTGCACCAGAATCAGGGCAGAGGAG
Proteins encoded in this region:
- a CDS encoding MIP/aquaporin family protein, with the protein product MSFSARMLAALRRHWPYYLAEAAGIAFFVVCAGSLTMLLEHPASPVRQALQTNDLARHMLLGAGMVLVIVCIVYSPWGKRSGAHINPAVTLAFWHLGKVRTPDAVWYVLGQVAGAIGAGQLMKFVFGELYAHPTVNYTVTQPVGLPRGEALAFGAEFIISFIMMGVLLFALHSKRLKNLTGWLIGALLAVYIVVETPYSGMSLNPARTLGTALAADSYRGLWVYWVAPPLAMWLVTVLFRRFYHGEALDCAVLAGCGPGISSPHTPEEEPPVYPDENGE